Proteins encoded within one genomic window of Bombus pyrosoma isolate SC7728 linkage group LG13, ASM1482585v1, whole genome shotgun sequence:
- the LOC122574202 gene encoding mannose-P-dolichol utilization defect 1 protein homolog: MAHLIRNVSLLLFTEECIEEYFDDMNFFHVGCFKLALSKFLGLGIIGGSLLVKIPQIVKILRSKSVEGINVFSVLLDLFAMTAMVSYSFISGFPFSSWGDGVFLGIQTLAIAILVMHFSGNTVQATAFLVAYLAVFFAATSGLTPVNVLWGCQAMNIPIVLASKLMQAYTNYSNGNTGQLSAITAFMLLFGSLTRIFTSVQETGDTTMIIMYMCSSISNAIIAAQILYYWNVDAKSKDGTKKNQ, encoded by the exons ATGGCACACTTAATCAGGAACGTTTCTCTTCTACTATTCACAGAAGAGTGcatagaagaatatttcgatgACATGAATTTTTTTCACG TTGGATGCTTCAAATTGGCGCTGAGCAAATTTTTAGGTCTCGGCATCATCGGTGGATCTCTTCTCg TCAAGATACcacaaattgtaaaaattcttagaaGTAAAAGTGTAGAAGGCATCAATGTCTTCAGCGTATTACTGGACTTATTTGCCATGACGGCCATGGTATCCTACAGTTTTATAAGTGGTTTTCCATTCAG TTCATGGGGTGATGGAGTTTTTTTAGGTATACAAACTTTAGCAATTGCAATATTAGTCATGCATTTCAGTGGTAATACAGTTCAAGCAACTGCATTCCTTGTTGCTTATCTAGCAGTGTTCTTTGCTGCTACTAGTGGCTTAACCCCGGTGAATGTTCTCTGGGGTTGTCAGGCAATGAATATACCCATTGTACTTGCTAGTAAG TTAATGCAAGCCTACACAAATTACTCCAATGGAAATACTGGTCAGCTATCAGCAATAACAGCTTTCATGCTCCTCTTTGGATCTCTTACACGAATATTTACCTCTGTCCAAGAAACAGGAGATACCACAATgataataatgtatatgtgCTCCTCTATATCAAATGCTATAATAGCTGcacaaattttgtattattggAATGTAGATGCGAAAAGCAAAGatggaacaaagaaaaatcaataa
- the LOC122574198 gene encoding tubulin glycylase 3A-like isoform X1: MKANDEALSNLEPTSSDKTDKNEEQPVVDEPLDNNPKPTLDIVSDANIVQGTVQSSLELPPTLHERFMRIKQIVKDAIAAHHTFMVYGRARVIRECMLRRGWCEKFFKKSTNGEQHFNVDASPVVLLAGIGDLRDQQSERQLISRMLTNHTVDFLWNTGSEWPGWPAQDNKTTIFNRYCRAGFTSKVGLCSNVRQMHWYYEAGVANTLFPRCYNLCQGDQMHAFVEDFRFTACLGLLKWLVNKINNEGENAVRAPTGTVPLKALEFAIKRCSDYISAQSHEDIDQEIERVWVHQWDQFISWYYQIVHGHALFVRNNVPFQKFFLASKHILKKMKKYWPQIDMDGVMNVWIMKPGNKSRGRGIVLLNKLEDVMAKMNPSNKSDTRYVVQKYIERPLLIHNTKFDIRQWFVITCAQPLTLWIYKESYLRFCSQKFSLTDFHESIHLCNHAIQCKYTNCGDRNAALPSDNMWDATTFKEFLKSQGHDKAWDDIIYPGMKQGLVGSLLASQEAMDRRKNSFELYGADFMVMDDFSVWLIEINSHPDMSYSSKVTTRLCRQVLEDTIKVVIDYREDKNVDTGHFELAYKQRMPSCQPYLGAALSLQGTRITTCGKKANLNNQESKVSLVSKSPMTCLTKKKSTVHNQIGPVIVDLIEELEIQLDQEFYAYYKVDSPKLRQALPTSAPPKPLITAVLIDKQESTVKSAPVVGPVPNVKSKFPTSVQEKIGNNQKHIARMPRKPHTFAGSDSSKAESSPISQSLVTKIMAFQKQSTKLVPKIEKPLKSSNDKIIKTVIRDAIKKYKKNTPHLSTITQETPTLPSLLTTNKVGQAVNVKNKNRNVPKKYPRQKKNKILSDITDMYAVGLRLTK; encoded by the exons ATGAAAGCAAACGATGAGGCGCTATCGAATTTGGAGCCGACCAGCTCGGATAAAACGGACAAGAATGAAGAACAACCTGTGGTGGACGAACCGCTAGATAACAACCCGAAACCAACGCTAGACATTGTATCAGATGCGAATATAGTTCAAG GAACAGTTCAGTCGAGCTTAGAACTTCCACCGACGTTGCACGAACGATTTATGCGAATCAAGCAAATAGTGAAAGATGCCATAGCTGCGCATCACACGTTTATGGTGTATGGAAGGGCGCGAGTGATTCGTGAATGTATGCTAAGACGAGGATGGTGCGAAAAGTTCTTCAAAAAGAGTACCAATG GCGAACAACATTTTAACGTGGATGCAAGTCCTGTCGTATTGTTGGCTGGTATCGGCGATTTAAGGGATCAACAAAGCGAGCGCCAATTGATCTCTAGAATGCTCACTAATCACACCGTGGATTTTCTATGGAACACAGGATCGGAATGGCCCGGTTGGCCAGCACAGGACAACAAAACGACGATTTTTAACAGATATTGTCGGGCAGGATTCACGTCGAAG GTGGGTTTATGTTCGAACGTCAGACAAATGCACTGGTATTACGAGGCTGGAGTGGCGAACACACTTTTTCCACGTTGCTATAATTTATGCCAAGGCGATCAGATGCACGCTTTCGTCGAAGACTTTCG ATTCACAGCATGTCTAGGTCTGTTAAAATGGTTAGTTAATAAGATCAACAACGAAGGTGAAAACGCAGTTAGAGCACCGACTGGCACGGTGCCCTTGAAGGCGTTAGAGTTCGCAATTAAACGATGCAGCGATTACATTAGCGCACAGTCGCACGAGGATATCGACCAAGAAATCGAAAGGGTTTGGGTGCATCAATGGGATCAGTTTATCAGCTGGTACTATCAAATCGTTCATGGCCACGCTCTCTTTGTTCGAAACAATGTGCCATTTCAA AAATTCTTCTTGGCGTCGAAGCATATCctgaagaagatgaagaagtaCTGGCCACAAATCGATATGGACGGTGTGATGAACGTGTGGATCATGAAACCGGGAAATAAAAGCCGAGGTCGAGGAATCGTTCTCCTGAATAAACTGGAAGATGTCATGGCGAAGATGAATCCATCGAATAAATCAGACACGCGCTATGTCGTACAAAAATACATTG AACGGCCATTACTCATACACAACACTAAATTCGATATCAGACAATGGTTCGTCATTACCTGCGCCCAGCCCTTAACTCTTTGGATATACAA GGAAAGTTACCTGCGATTCTGCTCCCAGAAATTCAGTTTGACGGACTTCCACGAGTCGATTCATCTGTGCAATCACGCGATCCAGTGCAAGTACACGAATTGCGGCGATAGAAATGCTGCGTTGCCCTCGGATAATATGTGGGATGCTACGACCTTCAAAGAGTTTCTCAA ATCTCAAGGACACGACAAAGCGTGGGACGATATAATCTATCCTGGAATGAAGCAAGGCCTGGTTGGCTCTTTGCTAGCTAGTCAAGAAGCTATGGATCGTCGAAAAAATAGTTTCGAACTCTATGGCGCTGACTTTATGGTTATGGATGACTTTTCCGTATGGCTGATCGAAATCAATAGTCATCCTGACATGAGTTACTCGAGCAAAGTTACGACACGCCTGTGCAGGCAAGTTCTCGAGGACACCATAAAAG TGGTTATAGATTATCGGGAAGATAAAAACGTTGATACAGGACACTTTGAGTTGGCTTACAAACAAAGGATGCCAAGTTGTCAACCATACTTAGGCGCAGCTCTATCTCTTCAAGGGACTAGAATAACTACTTGTGGGAAGAAAGCCAATTTGAATAATCAGGAATCGAAAGTTAGTCTCGTTTCGAAGTCCCCGATG ACTTGtttaacgaagaagaaatcgaCTGTGCACAATCAAATCGGTCCAGTGATCGTAGATTTGATCGAAGAATTAGAAATACAGCTTGACCAAGAATTTTACGCTTACTACAAAGTGGACTCGCCTAAGTTAAGGCAAGCTCTACCAACGAGTGCACCTCCAAAGCCCTTAATAACCGCTGTGCTGATCGATAAGCAGGAATCGACCGTGAAAAGTGCACCTGTGGTTGGCCCGGTACCCAACGTTAAGTCAAAATTCCCTACATCGGTTCAG GAAAAAATTGGCAATAATCAGAAACATATAGCGCGTATGCCGAGAAAACCTCACACTTTCGCTGGATCAGATAGCAGTAAGGCAGAATCATCTCCGATATCACAATCTTTGGTTACCAAGATTATGGCTTTTCAGAAGCAATCTACAAAATTGGTtccaaaaatagaaaaacctTTGAAGTCAAGCAATGATAAG ATAATTAAGACGGTGATACGAGATGCCATTAAAAAGTACAAGAAGAATACTCCTCATCTGTCCACCATAACTCAGGAGACACCAACGTTGCCGTCTCTTCTAACTACAAACAAAGTTGGTCAAGCAGTgaacgtgaaaaataaaaatcgtaacgTCCCAAAAAAATATCCTCGtcaaaagaagaataagattTTATCAGACATCACGGACATGTACGCCGTTGGTTTAAGGTTAACTAAGTGA
- the LOC122574198 gene encoding tubulin glycylase 3A-like isoform X2: MKANDEALSNLEPTSSDKTDKNEEQPVVDEPLDNNPKPTLDIVSDANIVQGTVQSSLELPPTLHERFMRIKQIVKDAIAAHHTFMVYGRARVIRECMLRRGWCEKFFKKSTNGEQHFNVDASPVVLLAGIGDLRDQQSERQLISRMLTNHTVDFLWNTGSEWPGWPAQDNKTTIFNRYCRAGFTSKVGLCSNVRQMHWYYEAGVANTLFPRCYNLCQGDQMHAFVEDFRFTACLGLLKWLVNKINNEGENAVRAPTGTVPLKALEFAIKRCSDYISAQSHEDIDQEIERVWVHQWDQFISWYYQIVHGHALFVRNNVPFQKFFLASKHILKKMKKYWPQIDMDGVMNVWIMKPGNKSRGRGIVLLNKLEDVMAKMNPSNKSDTRYVVQKYIERPLLIHNTKFDIRQWFVITCAQPLTLWIYKESYLRFCSQKFSLTDFHESIHLCNHAIQCKYTNCGDRNAALPSDNMWDATTFKEFLKSQGHDKAWDDIIYPGMKQGLVGSLLASQEAMDRRKNSFELYGADFMVMDDFSVWLIEINSHPDMSYSSKVTTRLCRQVLEDTIKVVIDYREDKNVDTGHFELAYKQRMPSCQPYLGAALSLQGTRITTCGKKANLNNQESKVSLVSKSPMTCLTKKKSTVHNQIGPVIVDLIEELEIQLDQEFYAYYKVDSPKLRQALPTSAPPKPLITAVLIDKQESTVKSAPVVGPVPNVKSKFPTSVQEKIGNNQKHIARMPRKPHTFAGSDSSKAESSPISQSLVTKIMAFQKQSTKLVPKIEKPLKSSNDKTVIRDAIKKYKKNTPHLSTITQETPTLPSLLTTNKVGQAVNVKNKNRNVPKKYPRQKKNKILSDITDMYAVGLRLTK, encoded by the exons ATGAAAGCAAACGATGAGGCGCTATCGAATTTGGAGCCGACCAGCTCGGATAAAACGGACAAGAATGAAGAACAACCTGTGGTGGACGAACCGCTAGATAACAACCCGAAACCAACGCTAGACATTGTATCAGATGCGAATATAGTTCAAG GAACAGTTCAGTCGAGCTTAGAACTTCCACCGACGTTGCACGAACGATTTATGCGAATCAAGCAAATAGTGAAAGATGCCATAGCTGCGCATCACACGTTTATGGTGTATGGAAGGGCGCGAGTGATTCGTGAATGTATGCTAAGACGAGGATGGTGCGAAAAGTTCTTCAAAAAGAGTACCAATG GCGAACAACATTTTAACGTGGATGCAAGTCCTGTCGTATTGTTGGCTGGTATCGGCGATTTAAGGGATCAACAAAGCGAGCGCCAATTGATCTCTAGAATGCTCACTAATCACACCGTGGATTTTCTATGGAACACAGGATCGGAATGGCCCGGTTGGCCAGCACAGGACAACAAAACGACGATTTTTAACAGATATTGTCGGGCAGGATTCACGTCGAAG GTGGGTTTATGTTCGAACGTCAGACAAATGCACTGGTATTACGAGGCTGGAGTGGCGAACACACTTTTTCCACGTTGCTATAATTTATGCCAAGGCGATCAGATGCACGCTTTCGTCGAAGACTTTCG ATTCACAGCATGTCTAGGTCTGTTAAAATGGTTAGTTAATAAGATCAACAACGAAGGTGAAAACGCAGTTAGAGCACCGACTGGCACGGTGCCCTTGAAGGCGTTAGAGTTCGCAATTAAACGATGCAGCGATTACATTAGCGCACAGTCGCACGAGGATATCGACCAAGAAATCGAAAGGGTTTGGGTGCATCAATGGGATCAGTTTATCAGCTGGTACTATCAAATCGTTCATGGCCACGCTCTCTTTGTTCGAAACAATGTGCCATTTCAA AAATTCTTCTTGGCGTCGAAGCATATCctgaagaagatgaagaagtaCTGGCCACAAATCGATATGGACGGTGTGATGAACGTGTGGATCATGAAACCGGGAAATAAAAGCCGAGGTCGAGGAATCGTTCTCCTGAATAAACTGGAAGATGTCATGGCGAAGATGAATCCATCGAATAAATCAGACACGCGCTATGTCGTACAAAAATACATTG AACGGCCATTACTCATACACAACACTAAATTCGATATCAGACAATGGTTCGTCATTACCTGCGCCCAGCCCTTAACTCTTTGGATATACAA GGAAAGTTACCTGCGATTCTGCTCCCAGAAATTCAGTTTGACGGACTTCCACGAGTCGATTCATCTGTGCAATCACGCGATCCAGTGCAAGTACACGAATTGCGGCGATAGAAATGCTGCGTTGCCCTCGGATAATATGTGGGATGCTACGACCTTCAAAGAGTTTCTCAA ATCTCAAGGACACGACAAAGCGTGGGACGATATAATCTATCCTGGAATGAAGCAAGGCCTGGTTGGCTCTTTGCTAGCTAGTCAAGAAGCTATGGATCGTCGAAAAAATAGTTTCGAACTCTATGGCGCTGACTTTATGGTTATGGATGACTTTTCCGTATGGCTGATCGAAATCAATAGTCATCCTGACATGAGTTACTCGAGCAAAGTTACGACACGCCTGTGCAGGCAAGTTCTCGAGGACACCATAAAAG TGGTTATAGATTATCGGGAAGATAAAAACGTTGATACAGGACACTTTGAGTTGGCTTACAAACAAAGGATGCCAAGTTGTCAACCATACTTAGGCGCAGCTCTATCTCTTCAAGGGACTAGAATAACTACTTGTGGGAAGAAAGCCAATTTGAATAATCAGGAATCGAAAGTTAGTCTCGTTTCGAAGTCCCCGATG ACTTGtttaacgaagaagaaatcgaCTGTGCACAATCAAATCGGTCCAGTGATCGTAGATTTGATCGAAGAATTAGAAATACAGCTTGACCAAGAATTTTACGCTTACTACAAAGTGGACTCGCCTAAGTTAAGGCAAGCTCTACCAACGAGTGCACCTCCAAAGCCCTTAATAACCGCTGTGCTGATCGATAAGCAGGAATCGACCGTGAAAAGTGCACCTGTGGTTGGCCCGGTACCCAACGTTAAGTCAAAATTCCCTACATCGGTTCAG GAAAAAATTGGCAATAATCAGAAACATATAGCGCGTATGCCGAGAAAACCTCACACTTTCGCTGGATCAGATAGCAGTAAGGCAGAATCATCTCCGATATCACAATCTTTGGTTACCAAGATTATGGCTTTTCAGAAGCAATCTACAAAATTGGTtccaaaaatagaaaaacctTTGAAGTCAAGCAATGATAAG ACGGTGATACGAGATGCCATTAAAAAGTACAAGAAGAATACTCCTCATCTGTCCACCATAACTCAGGAGACACCAACGTTGCCGTCTCTTCTAACTACAAACAAAGTTGGTCAAGCAGTgaacgtgaaaaataaaaatcgtaacgTCCCAAAAAAATATCCTCGtcaaaagaagaataagattTTATCAGACATCACGGACATGTACGCCGTTGGTTTAAGGTTAACTAAGTGA
- the LOC122574207 gene encoding tubulin glycylase 3A-like gives MITNVEPVRTANVEILCNRDDLDDLLEEEEKENVNTYGKIILREYLSLLSAEDTKINFILKVLTKAVNEHKIFVIYGTFPVLRKPLGRRNWIEKRFIRRMLSMSPEISEAGLETIEKLLRYPANFIWSTNKRVAVRTEERTIINKFSGCYFTSKIDMCNNLENISWFYETGVSNVQFPRCYNVYQPVQIKEFVQDFYITACMGILKWFLFLASIAGPNAVWSQDGTVPIKAVLFALERCAEYISICAHEDIDGQSYKDISISNWNQFLSWYERLLHKREILEKNDGIDIEELLRFTANMIKEMIECRPQSQIDGMQNVWILKPGDKSLGKGIILKNSLQDILSKINQAAKECMQYVVQKYIERPLLVYKTKVDIRQWFLITSTQPLTVWMYKDILLRFASKDFTLDNFHESIHLCNTTVQLKYRKTIKQNAQIPSELHWNLQKFKEYLKNTDRESAWEGLIKPGIKQNLIGALLASQENMVNRKNSFQLYGADFLIMDDLSVWLIEINTNPRLHPPSSTVTEELYPEIIEDTIKVVIDRRKNKKAPRGKFECIFKQRSPFYGNVLGKGASLGIRGKALLSTANSPRKL, from the exons ATGATTACGAACGTAGAGCCTGTAAGAACCGCGAACGTCGAGATTCTTTGCAACCGCGATGATCTCGACGATCTACtggaagaagaggagaaagaaaacgtgAACACATACGGCAAGATCATCCTCAGGGAATACTTGAGTCTTCTTTCCGCTGAGGACACAAAGATCAATTTCATCCTAAAGGTTCTGACAAAGGCAGTAAACGAACATAAAATTTTCGTGATTTATGGCACTTTCCCAGTGCTAAGAAAGCCTCTAGGAAGAAGAAACTGGATAGAGAAAAGGTTCATCAGAAGAATGCTCTCAATGTCACCGGAAATCTCGGAAG CTGGCTTGgaaacgattgaaaaattattacgttatccTGCCAATTTTATATGGTCCACTAATAAAAGAGTAGCTGTTAGAACAGAAGAAAGAaccataattaataaattctccgGATGCTATTTCACATCAAAG atCGATATGTGCAATaatctagaaaatatttcttggtTCTATGAAACTGGCGTGTCAAACGTACAATTTCCACGATGTTACAATGTTTATCAG CCTGTGCAGATAAAGGAATTCGTGCAAGATTTTTACATCACAGCTTGCATGGGAATTCTCAAGTGGTTCTTGTTCTTGGCCAGCATCGCTGGACCAAATGCTGTTTGGTCCCAAGACGGCACTGTCCCTATCAAAGCAGTTTTATTCGCTCTTGAACGATGCGCGGAATACATAAG CATCTGCGCGCACGAGGACATTGATGGACAGAGTTATAAAGACATATCGATTTCTAATTggaatcaatttttatcgtgGTACGAAAGACTTTTGCATAAACGAGAAATATTGGAGAAGAATGATGGCATAGATATCGAA GAACTATTACGATTCACCGcaaatatgataaaagaaatgatagaGTGTCGTCCTCAGAGTCAAATTGATGGAATGCAGAATGTCTGGATTTTAAAACCAGGTGACAAGAGCTTGGGTAAAGGTATAATTCTTAAGAATTCATTGCAAGACATACTAAGCAAGATAAATCAAGCTGCTAAGGAATGCATGCAGTATGTCGTACAAAAGTACATAG AACGACCTCTACTcgtttataaaacgaaagttGATATTAGACAGTGGTTCTTAATAACCAGCACGCAACCCCTTACAGTCTGGATGTACAA GGATATTCTGCTTCGTTTCGCGTCGAAAGATTTTACTCTCGACAATTTCCACGAATCGATTCATTTATGTAACACGACTGTGCAGTTGAAGTACAGAAAGACAATAAAACAGAACGCACAGATACCCAGCGAACTTCACTGGAACCTTCAGAAATTCAAGGAATACTTGAA AAATACCGACCGAGAATCAGCATGGGAGGGACTCATTAAACCAGGTATCAAGCAAAATTTAATTGGCGCACTTCTGGCATCCCAAGAAAATATGGTCAATCGAAAAAACAGTTTTCAATTATACGGCgctgattttttaataatggaTGACCTATCGGTCTggttaatcgaaataaatacaaacCCACGATTGCATCCTCCGAGCAGTACTGTTACCGAGGAACTTTATCCAGAAATAATAGAAGACACTATTAAAG TGGTTATAGAtcgtcgtaaaaataaaaaagctcCTCGTGGTAAGTTCGAGTGCATCTTCAAACAACGCAGTCCATTTTACGGGAACGTTTTAGGGAAAGGGGCAAGCCTTGGAATTCGCGGCAAGGCACTACTTTCAACAGCAAATTCACCTCggaaactataa